The region CTGCTTGAGACTGAACCTTTGGTCATCCGCTTAAGCAGACGGTCCATCATCAGATCGCAGGTACCAAGCTGGTCGAGCTTAAGAAATTCATCAGCCTTATGCCCTTGACCCTCCATGTTTCCCGGCCCGCAGACGATCGTAGGAATTCCGAGATTTGCGAAAAAACCTGCCTCGGTACCGAAAGGCACTTTCGTGAGACTATCGCTTTGAACGAGGTCCACCACGCGCTGCACTACTGCGCTGTCGTGGTCGATCTCCAAACCCGGATAGGTCGTGGTCACGGTTATGTCGATTCCGACGTCACTTGCCATTGCGCTATGCGCAGCAACAATCTGCGCCCTAGCCTTGTCGAGTAAATCCAGGAAATGTTGCAGGTCGTCATGTGGGAGGTGTCGCAACTCAAATTCGATATCAGCTTTCTCCGGCACAATATTCAGCGCCGTACCGCCTGTCAGCTTTCCCGCATGTACAGTAGAATAAGGAATATCATAAGCGCTGTCCTGTCCGGTTCCTCCGGCATATCCCTTCTGGATGTCCCTGAGTGCGCCAATAAAATCGGCGGCCAGATGAAGTGCATTTACATAGTACGGCGCAAGGGCCGAATGCCCCGCTATACCGCGACAACTTGCTAGCAACGCCGCCTTACCTTTATGTCCGGTTGCGGGAACCATTAAAGTAGGCTCCCCAACGATACACAAGTCTGGTGACCAGCCCAGATTTTCTAGCCCGGGCAGCATTTTGCGGATGCCCTGACAGCCGACTTCTTCGTCATAGGAGATCACCAACATCAATGGTTCTGCCAACGGCGTGTCGGCTACGCGCAGTGCAAACGACAACATTGAAGCGAGAAAGCCTTTCATGTCGGTGGTGCCGCGCCCGTAAAGCCTATCGCCGTCACGGGTCAACTTGAAAGGTGGGTATGTCCACTCCTGGCCCGCAACAGGCACAACGTCGCTATGCGCCGACAGGAGCACCCCACCCGGTCTCTCAGGGCCGATCCGCGCGACGAGGCCGGATTTCTCGCCCTCCGGATCGGGGATGCGCTGCGTGACAAAACCAGCATTGCTCAGCAGATCGTCAACATAGTCGATCAGCGCCAGATTGCTCTGAGCGCTGACCGTTGGAAAGGCGATCAACTGGTCAAGGATATCCAGCGTCGTCGCGTGGGGCTTCATTCTGCGGCCAACTCCGTGATCTCGCGGCGGAATGGCAACTCGTCCCCGATATCCTCTCCATCAAGTTCGCGGGCATAGCGATGGCCTGCGTAAGTGGCCCATGCAATCGGACCGGAGGCTTCCGCATCACCAAACAGTTTTACCGACCGGATACCCGCATCTGCCCATTCGTCTTGTCGTGCCGCAAGGTCATGAAACAGTTGGTCGTTGCCGATCCGCGAGGCAACCATGACGACCGCGTCACACTCATAGCTGCGTGTTTTGCCAGTATAGACGCAATTGCTGACCACATGGCCCGCGCCTACTTCGGTGATGCCACGGTTCAACACGATTTCGACACCAAGATTGTCAAGCTTCGCATGAATGGTGGCCTGCTCCAGCGTGTTGTTGGTCCAGTCAGAGACATAGGCCGACGGCGTGACCAAAGTGACTTTCGCGCCCTGTTTGACCAAAAGCTCGGCCAAGACGCCGCCCATATAGTAGTGATCGTCATCATAAATCACGACATTGCCACCCGGCACAGTGCCACCCATTAAATCATCGGGCGTGTATACCTTCGCACCCTCCGCAATCGGCATCGGCACAACATGCTGGCGCGCTACACCGTCGCGCCGCCACGTGGAACCAGTCGCGATCGCGACGTTCTGGAAGCCAAACTCCAACACGCTTTCTGCATCCAATTCGCTGGCACGGTAAATCTCTACATTCGGGCGCTGAGAAAGCTGGTAGTCGCGATAATCCACGACACGCCCCCAGGCTGAGAGGCCAGGCAATGCACGTTCGCGGGTGACGCGGCCTCCAATGACGTCGCGGGCTTCAGCCACCGCCACGTCATAGCCACGGCGGCACAGCGCCCAGGCCGCTTCCAGTCCAGCGGGGCCCGATCCGATAACCAGCACATTCTCGCTGGTGCCCTTAGAGTTCATTGTTTCCGGGTGCCAACCTTTACGCCATTCCTCCATAAAAGTCGGGTTCTGTGTGCAGCGGCTAATGGACATGGTCATGTCGCCAGTGATGCAGATATTGCAGCCAATACATTCGCGAATATCCTCTATCCGTCCTTCTTCAATCTTCTTAGGCAGGAACGGGTCCGCGATGGAAGGCCGCGCACAGCCGATCATGTCAAGCGTGCCGGATTTGATCATCTTGGCCATAACATCAGGTGAGGTGAAGCGGCCAACACCGACAATCGGCTTATCGGTCAGGTCTTGAATGCCCTTCACCAATTGTTCCTGGGCAGCCTCCTCCTTGAAACGCGATGGGCCTGAGCAATCCTCCCAAGTCCCCTGTGCCAGATCCCAGATGTCAGGCAAATTGCGGTTCATCTCGACAAAATCTCGGACTTCGGCATTCGAAAAGCCCAGCTCGCCGATCGTCTCATCAAGAGATACGCGGAGTGCGATGGCCATCGTGTCCCCCACTGCGTCCCGGATATCACCGATCACCTCATTTGCGAAACGGGCACGGTTCTCTAGTGAGCCACCATACTCGTCTGTGCGGTGGTTGGTTGCGCGACTGAGGAAGTGCTGAAAAATGCCGAACCCATGTGCGCCGTAGAGATTGATGAGATCAAACCCTGCCTCTCGTGACCGTTTGGCCGCGTTCACGAACCAGCGGCGCAGATCCTTAATCTCGGTCTTGGACAACGCGCGGGCCTGCACCGGATCGTTAGTAAATGTGCGGATCGGCAGCGCGGAGGGCGCCAGCGGCACTTCCTTTGAATAGAGGTTCGGGCCATTGATACCCGAATAGGCAAGCTGAATGCCGGCCAGCGCCCCATGCTCTTTCATCTTTTCCGACATACGTCGTAGCTGCGGAATGTCTTTGTCTTCCCACAGCCGCAACTCAATGAACGGCGTAATCTCGGATGTGTGGTGCATTTCGCATTGTTCGGTGAAAATTACCGCCCAACCACCTTGGGACTTGATTCCGCGCATCTCCGCCGCGGCAGAAGGATCTCTGTACCCGCCACCGTTACAATGTGGGACTTGATAAAACCGGTTCTTGGCGGTCAGCGGGCCAATCTGAAGGGGTTCGAACAGAATGTCGTAACGAGGGTCGCGCATTTTAATCTCCAAAAAGGAAGGTCGTGTCAGAGGCGTCCAACTCGGACGCCCGGCATGATCAGGTTTTGTATTTGATCCAAGTGGTTTTCAGCGCGGTGTATTTGTCCAGCGAATGCAGAGACAAGTCGCGCCCAAAACCGGATTGCTTCACGCCCCCGAATGGGGTCTGGGCCGATAGCGCATCGACCGTATTGACGGAAACCGTACCAACATTCAGACGGTCTGCTACCCGGCAGGCGCGCGAAAGGTTGTCTGTCCAGACCGAAGCCGCCAGACCGTAGATTGAATCATTGGCCATAGCGACGGCATCCTCTTCGCGATCAAAGGAGATCACCGACAAGACCGGGCCAAAGATTTCATCACGGGCCAGCGGATCATCATGCGCGACATCTGTAAAGATCGTCGGCTGTACGAAACAGCCCTTCCCGTCGACCTGCACCCGCCTCCCCCCAGTCACAAGATCAGCGGTCTTTTGGCCAGCTTCTACAAACCCCATGATCCCTTGTGTCTGCTTCTCATCGACAATGGCACCCATCTTCGCAGCGGGGTCCAGCGGATCGCCGGGTTGCATATTCTCCGCGCGAGCGACCAGCTTCTCAACCAGCGCGTCTTTGATCGAGCGTTCGACATAAAGACGCGAGTTGGCAGAGCAGACCTCGCCCTGATTAAAGAAAATGCCGAAGGCGGCCATGTCGGCGGCGGCGTCGAGATCTTCACAATCCGCAAACACAAGATTGGGGCTTTTGCCCCCTGTCTCCGGCCAAACCTGTTTAAGGTTGGATTGACCGGAGTATTGCATGAAAAGCTTGCCCGTAGCTGTCGATCCGGTGAAGGCGAGGCAATCCACATCCATATGCAGGCCAAGCGCCTTTCCAGCCGTTGCGCCATAACCCGGCACAACGTTAAGCACACCATCGGGTAGCCCCGCCTCAGAGGCCAACTCGGCTAGACGCAGCGCCGACAGCGGCGATTGCTCAGCCGGTTTTAGAACCACTGAGTTGCCAGCAGCCAAGGCGGCCGCCGATTTCCATGTCGCCATATCAAGCGGGAAGTTCCACGGCACCACGGCCCCTACGACTCCCAAGGGCACACGCCGGACCAGTGCCAAATCACCGGGCCCGGTTGGAGCAACCTCGTCATAGAGCTTGTCGATCGCCTCAGCATACCATTGGAAGAAATGAGCCGAGCCGGGGGCGTCTACAGTGGTGGCATCAGTGATCGTTTTGCCCATGTCCAAGCTGTCCAACAAAGCCATTTCCGCGAGATTTTCGCGGATTAAATCTGCCAGTTTCAGCAGAACCGCTTTGCGGTCGCCCGGTGCCATGCGCGACCAGCGGCCATCCTCAAAGGCGCGGCGGCCGGCTGCCACCGCCAGATCGACATCGGCGGCGTCGCATTCAGCAACCAGCGCCAACACTGCGCCGGTGGCTGGATTAGTACTTTCAAAGGTCCTACCGGAAACGGCATCAACGAAAGCACCGTCAATAAACGCTTTACTGCGGATGTCCAAATTGGCCGCGCGTGTCGCCCAGTCCTTGCGGGTATAATCGAGCATGAGATGTCCTTTGGTTATTGATCGCCCGGTACGCCGTAAGAAGGCGCTTCCCGAGGGTCTAGTGCGCGCTGGATGTAGGCGTCGAGCTGCGGCTTATAGATGTCCCAAGCCGTCGCGATGTTTTCGATGGGGCACTCTTCAGTCCAATCGCAGCGCAGATCGGCGACCGGCCAGCTGACTTTATCGACGATCTTCATGCCTGCAGAATGTACTGGCCCCGCTTCCCCGCCCGCGGCCAAACCTGCGCGCATTGCGGCAATCAATCGGTCGCCGATGTGACCTGTAGCCGTCAAATAGCCGTCTACAATGGCCTGCGGGACGCGGTCGTTGGCCAGCAGATTGCCGCCAGAAGCGACATTTTCAGCCTGCGCATCAGTCCAGATACCAAGAGATTTGGGGCCGGAGTGAATGGCCGTTCGCCCTGCCGTGTCCACGGCAAGCACCTGTCGATACTCCAGAAAAGACGCTTCTTCCTGCATTCGTGCGATTGCCTCAACTGCCGTCAGGCCATCTTGCATCAGATCAAGCGTCGCTGGCCCCAGTGATGGGTCAGTGACATTCTGAGTGGCAACAGCGCCCACAGCAGCCCGGGCGAATGAACAACGCGCTGCCACCGCTGGAGAGGACGAGGAAA is a window of Sulfitobacter sp. W027 DNA encoding:
- the argE gene encoding acetylornithine deacetylase; translated protein: MKPHATTLDILDQLIAFPTVSAQSNLALIDYVDDLLSNAGFVTQRIPDPEGEKSGLVARIGPERPGGVLLSAHSDVVPVAGQEWTYPPFKLTRDGDRLYGRGTTDMKGFLASMLSFALRVADTPLAEPLMLVISYDEEVGCQGIRKMLPGLENLGWSPDLCIVGEPTLMVPATGHKGKAALLASCRGIAGHSALAPYYVNALHLAADFIGALRDIQKGYAGGTGQDSAYDIPYSTVHAGKLTGGTALNIVPEKADIEFELRHLPHDDLQHFLDLLDKARAQIVAAHSAMASDVGIDITVTTTYPGLEIDHDSAVVQRVVDLVQSDSLTKVPFGTEAGFFANLGIPTIVCGPGNMEGQGHKADEFLKLDQLGTCDLMMDRLLKRMTKGSVSSRLNPKQGVRTSFNPAFGMR
- a CDS encoding FAD-dependent oxidoreductase → MRDPRYDILFEPLQIGPLTAKNRFYQVPHCNGGGYRDPSAAAEMRGIKSQGGWAVIFTEQCEMHHTSEITPFIELRLWEDKDIPQLRRMSEKMKEHGALAGIQLAYSGINGPNLYSKEVPLAPSALPIRTFTNDPVQARALSKTEIKDLRRWFVNAAKRSREAGFDLINLYGAHGFGIFQHFLSRATNHRTDEYGGSLENRARFANEVIGDIRDAVGDTMAIALRVSLDETIGELGFSNAEVRDFVEMNRNLPDIWDLAQGTWEDCSGPSRFKEEAAQEQLVKGIQDLTDKPIVGVGRFTSPDVMAKMIKSGTLDMIGCARPSIADPFLPKKIEEGRIEDIRECIGCNICITGDMTMSISRCTQNPTFMEEWRKGWHPETMNSKGTSENVLVIGSGPAGLEAAWALCRRGYDVAVAEARDVIGGRVTRERALPGLSAWGRVVDYRDYQLSQRPNVEIYRASELDAESVLEFGFQNVAIATGSTWRRDGVARQHVVPMPIAEGAKVYTPDDLMGGTVPGGNVVIYDDDHYYMGGVLAELLVKQGAKVTLVTPSAYVSDWTNNTLEQATIHAKLDNLGVEIVLNRGITEVGAGHVVSNCVYTGKTRSYECDAVVMVASRIGNDQLFHDLAARQDEWADAGIRSVKLFGDAEASGPIAWATYAGHRYARELDGEDIGDELPFRREITELAAE
- a CDS encoding DUF1028 domain-containing protein produces the protein MTFSLVARCPDTGMFGVAISSSSPAVAARCSFARAAVGAVATQNVTDPSLGPATLDLMQDGLTAVEAIARMQEEASFLEYRQVLAVDTAGRTAIHSGPKSLGIWTDAQAENVASGGNLLANDRVPQAIVDGYLTATGHIGDRLIAAMRAGLAAGGEAGPVHSAGMKIVDKVSWPVADLRCDWTEECPIENIATAWDIYKPQLDAYIQRALDPREAPSYGVPGDQ
- a CDS encoding aldehyde dehydrogenase; this translates as MLDYTRKDWATRAANLDIRSKAFIDGAFVDAVSGRTFESTNPATGAVLALVAECDAADVDLAVAAGRRAFEDGRWSRMAPGDRKAVLLKLADLIRENLAEMALLDSLDMGKTITDATTVDAPGSAHFFQWYAEAIDKLYDEVAPTGPGDLALVRRVPLGVVGAVVPWNFPLDMATWKSAAALAAGNSVVLKPAEQSPLSALRLAELASEAGLPDGVLNVVPGYGATAGKALGLHMDVDCLAFTGSTATGKLFMQYSGQSNLKQVWPETGGKSPNLVFADCEDLDAAADMAAFGIFFNQGEVCSANSRLYVERSIKDALVEKLVARAENMQPGDPLDPAAKMGAIVDEKQTQGIMGFVEAGQKTADLVTGGRRVQVDGKGCFVQPTIFTDVAHDDPLARDEIFGPVLSVISFDREEDAVAMANDSIYGLAASVWTDNLSRACRVADRLNVGTVSVNTVDALSAQTPFGGVKQSGFGRDLSLHSLDKYTALKTTWIKYKT